One Parcubacteria group bacterium DNA window includes the following coding sequences:
- the clpP gene encoding ATP-dependent Clp endopeptidase proteolytic subunit ClpP: protein MSILIPTVIEKSPFGERAYDIYSRLLRERIVFLGGPIDDHVANLVIAQLLFLESEDPKKDISLYINSPGGSVTATLAIHDTMKHIKPDVGTMCIGIAASGASVILSSGAKGKRYILPNAEVMIHQPLGGAEGQASDIIITAKHILSVKENLNKILAENTGQPLERIEKDVDRDFFMTADEAKKYGIVDEILKPKNHRK, encoded by the coding sequence ATGAGTATCTTAATTCCCACAGTTATAGAAAAGTCCCCGTTTGGGGAGCGTGCTTATGACATTTACTCGCGCCTCCTTCGTGAGCGCATCGTCTTTTTGGGCGGGCCCATTGACGATCATGTTGCAAATCTAGTGATAGCCCAACTTCTGTTTCTTGAGTCGGAAGACCCAAAGAAAGATATTAGTCTCTATATCAACTCACCCGGTGGTTCTGTAACTGCAACGCTCGCCATTCACGACACCATGAAGCACATTAAGCCCGATGTTGGCACAATGTGCATCGGTATCGCCGCATCGGGTGCCTCTGTCATCCTTTCGTCGGGTGCAAAGGGCAAACGCTACATCTTGCCGAATGCGGAAGTGATGATTCATCAACCGCTTGGGGGTGCCGAGGGACAGGCCTCCGACATCATCATCACCGCGAAGCACATCCTTAGTGTCAAAGAAAACCTGAACAAAATACTTGCCGAAAACACGGGTCAACCACTTGAGAGGATAGAAAAAGACGTTGACCGCGACTTCTTCATGACCGCAGATGAAGCAAAGAAGTACGGCATCGTTGATGAGATATTAAAACCAAAGAATCACAGAAAATAA
- the rny gene encoding ribonuclease Y: MGLKLFVLIAGSAGIAGILVGYFLRWLVSLGKQGSIELRVKQMELDAKENAKTVIAEAERKVLQLMEEQKKVEREKTTDFKKTEERLVKKEDFLDKRQGDIDKEAEAIKAKIEEVKAIREQALALEETKKKELGRIANLSVEEAKKELLGVLEKNHQEDLLIRMQKLEIGGMEQFEKRAKEILATAIHRLGNAVPNEVFTTNIPIPNDEVKGKIIGKEGRNIRAFERAAGVELIVDDTPGMVIISSFDPLRRQIARIALENLILDGRIQPARIEEIVQKAREEIGRIVKEKGEQAAYECGVHNMDPRLIAILGRLYFRTSYGQNVLQHSTEMAHIAGMLAQELGGDVAIARAGALFHDIGKAVDHEVEGTHVAIGRRILQKFGADERIIKAMQSHHEEYPYETLESIIVQVADAISGGRPGARRDTVENYLKRLQDLEAIANTFPGIERSFAIQAGREIRIFVYPDKVSDLEARNMAREIAKKIEQELKYPGEIKVTVIRETKVIEFAR, from the coding sequence ATGGGTCTGAAATTATTTGTGCTTATTGCAGGTAGTGCGGGGATCGCCGGCATTCTTGTCGGCTACTTCCTCCGCTGGCTTGTGTCGCTCGGCAAACAAGGCTCAATCGAGCTTCGGGTTAAGCAGATGGAGCTGGATGCCAAAGAGAACGCAAAAACAGTGATAGCTGAAGCTGAGCGAAAAGTGCTTCAGCTGATGGAAGAACAGAAAAAGGTGGAGCGTGAGAAGACTACGGACTTCAAAAAAACAGAAGAACGCCTTGTAAAAAAGGAGGATTTTCTCGACAAGCGACAAGGGGACATAGACAAGGAAGCAGAAGCTATAAAAGCAAAAATTGAAGAGGTAAAAGCCATCCGAGAGCAAGCATTAGCCCTTGAGGAGACAAAGAAGAAGGAGCTCGGGCGAATAGCGAACCTTTCGGTTGAAGAGGCAAAGAAAGAACTACTTGGGGTCTTGGAAAAGAACCACCAGGAGGATTTGCTCATTCGCATGCAAAAACTCGAGATCGGTGGCATGGAACAGTTTGAGAAGCGAGCAAAAGAGATTTTGGCAACGGCGATACACCGTCTCGGGAATGCTGTTCCAAACGAGGTGTTCACAACAAACATCCCAATCCCAAACGATGAAGTAAAGGGCAAGATTATTGGAAAGGAGGGGCGAAACATTCGTGCTTTTGAACGTGCCGCGGGAGTTGAGCTTATTGTCGACGACACCCCCGGGATGGTCATCATCTCTTCCTTTGACCCGCTTCGTCGTCAGATAGCTCGTATTGCGCTCGAGAATTTAATCTTGGACGGTAGAATACAGCCAGCGCGCATCGAAGAGATTGTCCAAAAAGCTCGAGAAGAAATCGGCCGCATTGTAAAGGAGAAGGGGGAGCAGGCGGCATATGAGTGTGGTGTTCACAATATGGACCCTCGGCTTATTGCCATTTTGGGACGTCTCTATTTCCGAACGAGTTATGGCCAAAACGTCCTTCAGCACTCAACTGAAATGGCGCATATTGCGGGAATGCTTGCCCAGGAACTCGGTGGAGATGTCGCCATAGCACGAGCGGGTGCATTATTTCACGATATCGGCAAGGCTGTTGACCACGAGGTCGAGGGAACCCATGTGGCGATTGGAAGGAGAATACTCCAAAAGTTCGGGGCTGATGAACGAATCATCAAGGCGATGCAGTCACACCATGAAGAGTATCCATACGAAACACTCGAATCAATCATTGTTCAAGTAGCCGACGCCATTTCCGGCGGACGTCCCGGTGCTCGCCGTGATACAGTCGAAAATTATCTCAAGCGACTCCAGGACCTCGAAGCGATAGCAAACACCTTCCCAGGCATTGAGCGATCTTTTGCCATTCAAGCCGGACGAGAGATTCGCATTTTCGTCTACCCCGATAA
- a CDS encoding NUDIX hydrolase: MAAVFVLCARNGPGGLEVLLGEKLDDRKQDQGLTVPTGHIRGKQERKSRVFAATRELREETGIALSHERFLGFRIKGGDYWFWSMLTCEEPRPEPEFDRFGRAVWGPARFYPIQELPKLPIARWHRKKLLRAVGHLLEEASVGEIAQIEPPKT; the protein is encoded by the coding sequence ATGGCAGCAGTGTTTGTTCTTTGTGCACGCAACGGTCCGGGTGGCCTAGAAGTTCTTTTGGGCGAAAAACTCGATGACAGGAAACAAGACCAAGGACTTACGGTTCCAACTGGGCATATCCGGGGCAAGCAGGAAAGAAAAAGTCGGGTGTTCGCAGCAACGCGCGAGCTTCGTGAAGAAACGGGTATCGCTCTTTCTCACGAAAGATTTCTTGGGTTTCGCATAAAAGGCGGTGATTACTGGTTTTGGTCCATGCTGACATGCGAAGAACCAAGGCCTGAACCAGAATTCGACCGTTTTGGACGTGCGGTATGGGGACCCGCTCGATTTTATCCGATACAGGAACTTCCAAAATTACCAATTGCCCGGTGGCACAGAAAGAAGTTGTTGAGAGCCGTGGGGCACCTTTTAGAAGAGGCATCTGTCGGAGAGATCGCTCAAATAGAGCCGCCCAAAACATGA